In Gimesia benthica, a single window of DNA contains:
- a CDS encoding ferredoxin--NADP reductase, producing MMSMLRHMRDTGSQRPVTLLFANKTESDIVFHDELAKMQAAQQPPLRVVHIISRPDESCTKERGHIDVEKLDRWLGDDLTGKGYYICGPASLTKQVAKALRQCKVPQDRMHAESFSLLEDTAPVTWRSVQRSWATVVMVCVTLVLVVVAAVMRADGTTSPDDHGEHSPAKSAHSHSNHE from the coding sequence CTGATGAGTATGTTACGACACATGCGCGACACGGGGAGTCAGCGGCCGGTCACGCTGCTGTTTGCCAACAAGACCGAATCCGACATTGTTTTCCACGATGAATTGGCCAAGATGCAGGCCGCCCAACAACCGCCACTGCGCGTGGTGCATATCATTTCCCGCCCGGATGAGTCATGCACCAAGGAACGAGGCCACATCGACGTTGAAAAACTGGACCGTTGGCTCGGCGATGATTTAACGGGGAAAGGCTACTATATCTGCGGCCCGGCGTCGTTGACGAAACAAGTTGCCAAGGCACTGCGTCAATGCAAGGTTCCGCAGGATCGTATGCACGCCGAATCGTTTTCGCTGCTGGAGGACACCGCCCCGGTGACTTGGCGCAGCGTCCAGCGGAGTTGGGCGACGGTCGTTATGGTGTGTGTCACACTGGTTCTAGTTGTGGTGGCCGCCGTGATGCGTGCCGACGGGACGACTTCGCCTGACGATCACGGTGAACATTCCCCCGCCAAATCCGCGCACAGTCACTCGAATCATGAGTAG